The Nicotiana sylvestris chromosome 6, ASM39365v2, whole genome shotgun sequence genomic sequence cctcGTGAAGGTAGTTAAAGCGAAGGATGGTCTTGACCCCTATTGCAtgatgttacccgtcccttcctattagtcccggaggaatttaggactcctatcttataaaagggggttctaggcagaccctcaggtttaaaggtaaaatactaggTGACAAATAAGAACGCATCGGACTACATTTAGGGGGGAAAACATAGAAAATagatagaaggctcagttatatctccacaagtaatgcacatagacgGCATGACTCATACACAGACAAGGTCCACATTCAGTTCCTATGTATGGTATCTAAGTGACAACAGCAGaatcagatttattacatgactcagaaaagaagtccgaatcaggcttacCTACTGATtctaacagttgataattaagcagcatacataaagaagcatgtttccagttttgacaaatttagcacctaaggcttgcctaggtgtaaaaTAGTGTTCCAGTTATCCGGGTTACTTAGAGAAGGCTGTTTGAATTGTATTACTAAACATGATGTTCTAAATGTTCAGAATTCCGGAATTATTACCAGCTGGGTTAatctatttttttaataattaaactaGAGATGCCTAAGCGGATGTGAATGCATTTAtaaaggcatgatatctaatgcacaaaAATGCAGAGTGATGTATATGCAGGACCTGAGTAGGATTTTTCTAAATGCATAAGTATCACGTATTTTCAGAATATGTAGATGATATGGAAATGACCTATTTATTAGCGTTGTTTTTGTCCTaaggcaggatctctaagtgtacaTGGCAGTGCATAACATTATGGTAAAGTGCTAGTTATTAGAAGATTTTGACACATGATTTTGTAAGGATGCACATGCTAAAACAATAAACATGgtacctaagagcatgatttctaatgcacgtATGAATCCTAAgtatggtttctattgcgcaattaggaatataaacctaataacatgttttctacccttaaaacCTATAGCATGTATATTTAcctcatcccttttcactagccaaccccaatacccGTTTTCaatagattattacagaccaatactgaaatgaattacataagaaaaataaaagttacaTTATAGAGAGCCTAAAAACAGGCCCAAACATTcagcacctgattaggacttcctccatgagttatgtaataaatcacctcaagtgccaagattattCCATAGCCTTTCTtatatctaggtgtgtcagagttctctaaggacctcaagggatcccgggcagtgctcacacccagatttcatagccaagacagagtaagtgcagtgtggaagggcagcttttgtgtgtccaagttcaaaggaaGCTCAagagtcccaaggcaaggctcacacaaaaggggcagaacctagtggtctaagagtaaggTGAGAGTTCTTGacataagtttaaaagagttGAATTAGAAACAGTTGAcaatgattagtttgaaataagtgTTGGAAAAAAATAATAGAAGAGTTTGCCTTAGTGAAAAAAACcagtttggagaagaaaagaaacAGGGCCATCAGCAACTCAAGAGCAAACCAACAtacatagttcaaacacaaaTAGGGAAAGGAGGAATTGGGACAAGTAGTTCATATGTGAAAGCATATTTGTGCACAGGTTAACACCAGAGAAGTACTATAGAACTTAaatagtcacaacaatagtttatCACAAAGTGTTCATGCTAGGAGCTTAACTGAGTTACTCATTAGGTGTAGGGGGAAGGGTTCAGGATCACATAGTGACTGGGTGTCACAAATACACGCTTACAATGTTATGGGGGTTAGGGCAGAATAGTAGTAGGAAAATTTAAGAAAATAGTAGACATGCTAAATTACAGGGAAGGGGTCTATTACACAAAGTTAGTCATGTTACTTAGTGTTAATCAAATACATTAGGAGTTTATGGGAATATTAGTTGAGGGGAATAAACAAGAACTCAAGTAAACATGCTAGCCTAGTATCATACAAGACAAGTGAGACGcagacatgctgattacacacttgaacaagagagggcaaaacTTAAGCATACTGAATAACACAGTAAACAAGAAGGGCAATTAAATGCATAAGCCATTAAATTAGTGCATAAGGAGACATGGATTAACAGACagggagcacatagagttgagtttcagaattaaactaggaacataccagttaaggaagtaaagtgcagaaagtaaagcaagtagagttccacagtctagccttggctttctgCCGTCTAGAcaagcagttagcacaagtagcagagaaagaagagagagtttgagtgtgtgtaTTCTCAACTATTGTTCGTGTTTTTAAGACTGTAGAAAagagtcatttatatagtagtttgaaaactggttAAAATAGGCAAGAATCAGttcttcagtaattatagaactcagtataaaaaattggttcgaatctccctttgATTGAGAGAGTCAGTGTAAATGGTAAAGAGTAGGTGACTAGTAAGAAAAAAAATCATACACTGctggagtataacaaataaggaaagatttcaaaatagTATCAATATAGAACAGGTAATTAAGGCTAGGTTCAAAAAGTTTTCAAACTaaggaaacaatcagtaagaatTATGTCCAATGTATATAAGGCAAGGGAGAATTATTTAAGGCAAGAAACTAATCAAATTAAATAGAAAGGTAGGAGTCAGAGGGTCCAAAGGAAATTGTTCAAATCACACCAAGtaataaggaattcagaatcaatcaaagagaaagtcatgcaAAAGAGTCAACATGTTAATATATAAATAAAGCAAGACATGGGTAGTCAAGAATTGGCACACAACTCCAGCAACACATGAAGATCAAAAAATACTGAATCAGTAAGAAAGATGCGAGTCTTGATGCGAACAGTCAAGacgaacacaaacacatagaattGGTGTAAGTATAGGCTGAGAAACTCAGTAGAAGCATATCAAAGCAAGGCAATCACAAGAAATTACATGAAGTCAAAAGAAACACGAGAATCAgtaagtcatgctaatacacagaaaacaaatgaagaaccctaaaaaattagggttttgacatAGGCTAGCTAGGGTCAAGGAAGAACTCAACAAAATCAGTCAGAACACATACACACAGGGAATAAAGCACTTAAAACCAGAAAGCGTTTCGAAAAAAAGATTTTTCAGAAACCTTAGTTTAGGAAGATGACAAACCATTTGAAAATCAAGAGATTTTCCATGAAAACAAGTAAAAAAATAAGTTTGATCCTGCTCAGATCTGTACAAATCTAAGAAGTTTAAGAgacgaaattagggttttcaatagAATAACTCAAATAGAGGagaaaacttaaacaaacgcttTAACCATACAGACTCGCAGATTAATACAAAAAATCAGAAGAAAGAAGTGTTTTGAAAAGGTGTTTAAGAACCCTAGTTCGAAGATGAAGAGTtactttagaaaaataaaaaaaaacctttgaggaaaacaacaaaagctcaTAGTATACACAGATCCaagatagatctaaaagaaaatcggaaaatcttaagagttagggtttcagagaacctagaGAAAATGAAAAAACCTTAAAGGGTTACCGGTTTTAACCagaaaagtcatagatcttactcgaacagccTGAGGTGGTTGAAAAATGGCATGAAGGACCATGGGTAGGAGTTGAACTGGTCTAAGTTCACATGAGGACCTTAGGTTAGTGTCAAACCAGCGTGGGGTGAAGCAGGggccaggagatgatgagaggccatggtttccAGCGAGGGAGGTGGCCAGAGAAGGTGGACAAGGTCCATCAGAGAGGAAGGGAGAGGAGAAGGTTCTaaagagaaccagagatagagagagggagaTAGAGATACTGgttgagagagaaagagaggggggaaatgggagaggggggggggtagtgtacaatttggctataattgcaaaattattgtaattatagccaaacaatgccaaattggctaatttatgaaataattaaatcctaataggattaaaaatgatatattgagctAAGAGATACTTTGAAATTACgtgtaatgtaatttatgaatatttattggatataaagtactgaataaattagaaaataaattgataataatatggaaagttatggaaaaataccaattattataTAAAGTTATTTTTAAGGCAtatatgaaaatttaaaaaatagtttgaggaaaaactggatatcaatagctgcccctctttacccgggaaggataaaagagttttcgggtaaagaaatgatggccaattttgaccgagcgaaacggtttgGGAAGAGTTAGGCCACAACCTGGCTTatgagatgcctacatatccctgtttttataggaatcaggctgtatgtagtttaggatccatcgacggagtataccgatgaagtcatttcaAGAACTGACGCAACATCTAGGGCTGAGTGAGTGAACGATTTACGGGAAtagttaggtttgatatggctgagggaactggagcgggatcgctcctgctgggatAGCCATTACTCACTGGGTTACTTGCCAATAAatgatacaagcatatattgcataatttaaacatgatgcaaattcccgttggaccataaatgttgtcttcggatgatgaggatgatgtccttagaccatgatgtcctgggccatgaagagtATGACaagggattcgtaggccatgaaatgatgttctcgggctatgaggatggtgcctcggAACcgtgacgcctttgaataatgatatgcaaaagattgaaagagatcctcaggccatgacatggtgttctcgggctatgaagatggtgtctccgaacgatgacgcctttgggtGAGTTGGCAATATTTCAACCTATGAAGGATacagtagtatgatgcggacaagacggagcttagtcttgcgaattgaagggcagagcttagcccttaagagaagcgagataaatagtgcttgggatagtgcttagtttcgaagaaaattggaggtcgAGCtcagcctcggaaggcagaatgattgccttatgcaaagatgcgaatgcaaatggaggtagagcttaacctcgaaaggcagaatggtagccttatgcaaatcaaaaggcagaatagtagccttatgcgatgcaaatgcagatggagatagcgtttagtctcagaaggcagaatgatagccttatgcaatcaaatgcagatggagacaacatttagtctcggaaggcagaatggttgcCTTATGCAAATTAGAAGGCAcaataatagccttatgcaatgcaaatgcagatggagacaacgtttagtctcggaaggcggaatggtagccttatgtaagaatgcagatggagacagtgtttagtctcggaaggcagaatgatagccttatgcaatgcaaatgcagatggagacaacgtttagtctcggaaggcaaaatggtagccttatgcaggaatgcCGATgaagacagcgtttagtctcggaaggcagaatggtagccttatgcaagaaataaaataacaactgacagtagagttttcttagttgaTAGCAGATTGCAGCGTTGTGATTACtaggagcattgtgacatacagAACATCACTAGTGTgtactgatagcaaatgttggtaagtgcaacaGTTTTGAGAATCGTATTTTGAATAATGTTTGTCCCGTGGGCGTACAGTATGTctaatcctagtgcctgcatccaaagaaaaatcatgagttttgtaagggggaaggttagttcatatccccgctggctttgcttgacttgttcgactttgatctggtgataccgtcCGTATCATTAGGGCAGCGTTGCTAAACAatgcagtttcaataataaacatgcatgattttgtaaaagtatgacataaatgtataattaaaaatagcttttagatgaaccgatgactgtgacgtagttcaggacattgcaacctctcttgctattgaattttgagggccctcctcaaattTCTACCTAGTTTGATGGGTTAACATTTTTGACTGCTTCTTATGCGGTGATcgactgaaattacttcggaatttttagggtcctcctcaaaattctgccccagtttctaattgcggggggaaatgagattttattttaattgtgactgaacccatatggctgcctatgtatcccctcttaaacgggaatcaggtcaggcgtagtttaGTTTACATTATATAAGGAAAACATACAGATTACACATAGAAACGCTTGAGtgtatctgaattgatcggctttggccaaacttctctgtccatttctgaaagtatgagggctccttctGTCaaaactcggtgaaccatgtatggaccttgctagttgggagagaacttccctttggcttcatcttgatgcggaaaatttttATTTAACACCAGCTGTCCCAATGCGAACTGTCTtatcttgactcttttgttgaaggctctggacattctgttatgatagagttgaccatggcagactgcagTCATTATCTTTCCGTTTATAaaggctagttgctcataacaaaTTTTCACCCAGTCcacatcgtcgagctcagcttcttgtatgatccttagggaaggaatttctacctcaacgggaATAACAACTTTTGTATCATAAACCAGCATATACAGGGTTGCCCCtattgatgtgcggactatggtgcgataccctagaaaagcaaatgataacttcttgtgCCATTGTCTGTaattctttatcattttccttaatatattcttgatattcttgttgacGACTTCTACAGCTTCATTCATCTGAggctgtaggctgtggaatttttgtgtttgatcttgaaagttttgcacatagatttcatcaagtcgctgctgaggttggagccattatcagtagtgattgactctggaattccgaatcgacaaacaatgcagtcgtggacaaagtctaccacgactttcttagtcactgctttgtaagatgctgcttcaactgatttggtgaaatagtctatggctgcCAGGATAAGTATGTGTATGTTGGAAGTAGCAAACTCAATTGGTctaataacatccatcccccaagcggcgaacgaccacggtgagcttgttgtgttgagctcgcttggaggtacctttatcatgtctacatgtataTGACAACGGTGGGATTTCCAAACATACTAGATGTAGTCTGTTTCCGTAGTCATTCAAAattaaccagcccggagtatctcctttgctaagacaaaaccgttcatatgtggaccgcatgtcccagcatgaattttctttagtagcctggatgcttcctttgcatcgacacatcttaataatcctaaatcgggagtcctcctatacaggattcctccgctgtgaaagaagttgttggacaatcttcaAAGTGTACGTTTCTgggtaggatttgcaagctctgggtactctccttttgccaaatattccttgatatcatgaaaccaaggctttccgtttgtttcttcttcaatatgggcacaataagctagcTGATTATAGATTTTCACCGGAATgtgatcaatgaaattcttgtcggggtgctgtatcatagatgatagggtagccaatgcattggcgaactcattttggattctgggaacatgctggaattccgtcttcgtgaacctctttctcaattcctgtacatgatacaAATACATGAGTATATTGGAGCTTTTGTTCGTCCATTCTCCTCATACCTGATGTATAAgaaagtctgaatctccaatcactagcaactcttgaacgttcatgtcaatggccattttgattcctaagatgcaggcttgatattcggccatattgttagtgcatgggaacctgattttggcagacaccggataatgctgaccaatttttgatattaggactgctccaattccaactcatttgaaGTTTtctgctccatcaaaaaacattctccaaccgtcataggattccgcaatgtcttctcctatgaatgatacctcttcatcaggaaaatacatttttggggtttttttcctctatccacggggttttcagcaaggtggtctgccagtgcctgtcccttgaccactttctgagttacgtaaacaatgttgaactcactcaacaagatttactacttggctagcttgccggtgggcatgggcttctgaaagatgtacttcaagggatccatcctcgatatgagatatTTAGTATAGGTGTAGAAGTAATGTCTTAGCTTCTGaactacccaagtcaaagcacaataggtgtattccaatagagaatatcgagCCTCGTACGGGGTTAACTTCTTAcagagataataaatggcttgttccttcctccttgtttcatcatgctaccccagaaaACAGtcaaaagctccatctaacactataagttagagtaataagggtctacctggctcggacgggactaagactggtggtgttgataggtactccttgattttgtcgaaggccttttggcagtcattggtccatttggtggcggcgtccttcttcaacatcttaaagattggctcacagataactgtagactgtgctaagAATCAGCTAATGTAGTTAAGctttcccaagaaactcatcatatccttcttattctttggcggtggtagttcttgaatggctttgactttcgatggatcctgttctattcctcggtggctcacaataaacccaagcaatttcccagtaggaaccccaaatgcgcactttgcaggtttagtttcaggttgtatctccgtAGTCTATTGATGAACTTCCTtagatcttctatgtggtcagtggccttcatGGATTttataataacatcatccacatatacctctatctccttgtgtatcatatcatggaaaatggtagtcatggccctcatgtaggtggcccctgcattcttcatgCCAAAttacatcatcttgtagcagtacactccccacggcgtaatgaaagccattttctcagcatcttcctcatccatccagatctgatgataaccagcgaagcaatctacaaatgactatagttcatgcttggcgcaattgtcaattaagatgtgtatatttggcaaagggaagtcgtctttcggactggcccagttgagatcccggtagtcgacatagactctgaccttcccatacTTCTTTGGCACTAGCACATTTTGGCTAACCATAtagggtattctactaccctgagaaccttagcgttgatctgcttggtgacttcttctttgattttcaaactcatatcaagcTTGAAATTTCTgatcttttgctttaccggtggacacattggatcggttggtagtttgtgagccataatagacgtattcaaaccagtcatgtcatcatacgaccaagcgaatatgtcctcatactctttcaGAAATTccgtgtattctttcttctctgatggcgataggtgaatgctgattcgtgtttccttaaTGTTTTTTACATCTCCCAGGTTGAAAATCTCGGTCTCGTCTAGGTTGAACTTaagtctgttctcaaagttctcaacttctttgacaatctcgttaggtatgtcatcttcttctgaatccatgtccgtttgttgcgttgtctcattgaaCGTCACAATCACTGGTTCATCAAGACCAAGTAATATTAATGAtgtattggtaaagcaaggagagaaaacgatagcaataaatattaattcataagaaaatgcttttgataagttgaataactgttttgaacattggagatcttattgcgggaattgaaaaatgcgaaaagaaaatcatttaataaataaaacagtgaataatgcttgttttagccttgctacacTGAGGCtcatcgggctttggttgtcctgatggtccaattcttgagatgtgcccctctcctcacagcctgtatggaagggacttcctccccctcctcctcgagaataacacaacaatcAATATTACTGTCCTCtaaaaacaagttcttcactactgcaagtgcttcttcttcatctggcCCATAAATAATcctgttggaaggtctgctctagATATgatattggctgctctagtgaaTAGTAAGGACCACACCATGGTGacgaccagttattgaattcttcccaggtgtattcatatcctaaaccaaaggtagtgccatgtttcttgagttttatgagtttagagattccttggaggttcttgccgagccctttgccaggtttgtacccactccaactcaATATAcgctcgattttgctatcccaccatttgtctttgtcgatagcattgaccagctcaatatggtggtaagtttctccacctagTTTCCTTCTTCCCTTGATcaccggaatggtctggcgactgtatatagggttgctatcgTCGCCGTGAAAGATcacctcctggtgattccattcgaactttactgcctgatgcagcgttgatgctacggccccatcgacatgaatccatggccgtcccagcaATAAGTTGTAAGATactggtacatctattacctggaaatcgaccttGAACCAAGTTGGTCAcatctgcaggcatagactaatctcgccaatggtggacctcctagaaccatcgaaggctttcacattgattgctccatcctttatctcatgcagccctttacccatcttcttgagtgttactagtggacaaatgttaagactagaATCTCCATctatcaggattctggtgattaaataatcttcgcattgcacggtgatgtgcaatgctttgttgtgccccaacccttcaagtggcagctcgtcctcatgaaaggtgatcttatggctttccaacacttgtcctaccatattaaacacttccccgctagtgatgttacttggtacgtatgctttatttagcacctttaacagagcattcttgtgcgtctcagaattttgtaacaaagagagaatggatatttgtgctggcgtattgtttaactggtcgatgaccgaatattccttggcctatattttcctccaaaggtcgtccggacctgtctcaatgaggggtgtccgattggaggcctacttgcttgattcagctagatgttcaggggtatagagtctaccagttcttgtcataccctgtgctgcgacagtttcttcaatcctggccttccctttccttctcgcctcagctgtatagtcccagggtacatcatttgtatagaatggtggcatGGTTGACATCGCCATTGGGACCGGCGCGACTATCCTTACttcgaatggaacatgtgccttgggtggcaagattgtaacctcaaatggtgcgggtgcatttaccgaagacacgaattcaaccttaaTTGGTACTGATGTCTTTCTGGATGGTGccgcttcaaactcaagaggtacaaatatattcacctcagcatcctcggacagttggatctggactatgattggattgagagtaattgtcagTTTCTTCGAGACATAACCTTCTACGATCAActcgattgatccctcgggatccgaATCATCTTCTAcgtcaatcatgtggatacctctacccttatggtctggcagagggttgttgtggacatttggagtgggctcctttgccacaatgatcttgttatcaatcaaaaaCTGTATctttgtctttcaaggagcgacattcatcgatggtgtgccctttcatgctggAGTGAAATGCACAGgacttattagggttgacccattTAGAAGGATTCTCAAGGGTTGCAGcaaggatgggggtgacataactagcagctttgagcctctcatacaactggtcgatgggttcagcgatggatGTATATTATTtcggaggtctgcgatcaaaattaggttggggtctagggaaatttttgggtgcagggggtgattgatagtaggatggttgagcattataggtttggtagacatgagcgggttgggagtatctaggtaaattaggttgatatgtaggaggtggagatgactgataggttggtggtggagcttggtatgagggtgagggtgtttggtaatttggggttggctgatatatgagtggaggtttTGGATAAGTTAcgtatttgaggggagacttagtcctttgtgcaaccattacggcccctacgtcccttttcttggatacaccaccggactgtaaagccttattatgcttgcaaggcctcaaaatttgtaaccataccacttttaataccttcttcaattctctcacctaatttgataatgtcggaaaacttGTGGTTCTAAATCATCATCAGCCGTTCATAGTACTGTAGGTCTtaagcccggacaaagaacttgtttatTTGCTTCTCTTCTAAGGCatgtctgaccttagcagcttcggacctccagcgagtagcatactcgcgaaacatcTCCGTAGGATTATTTTTCAAATTCTAAATATAGAACACGTTTGgtgcattctctatattaaacctgaatctgtccataaagtcagatgccatgcccacccaacttgaccacttcttgggatcttggatgatgtaccaagataatgcatctcacttcaaactcctcatgaacaacttcatgcagatcctttcatccttccctactccaactagcttgtcGCAATCTGTCCTCATATGGACCCTTGGGTCacccgtgccatcgaacatttcaatcttaggaggtttgtacccctcaggcagtacGACATCAGGCTATATGCAaaggtcttcatagttcagcccctcgattcctttacttCCCTCAACTTCCTGAATCTGGCTGGTAAGTTTCTTAAGTTCCCCGGCCAAGTTCctaataagcagatccttttcatcagactcaggtgtgcatgagataggttgggtagagtgtggcatggtctccacgtagatagttttgttatggtggcctggtgtatgagtgtggaaatggtcgtttgtggagttccgaggttctgggatgagtagtagagtattgtttggggtatggcaggtgttgcattggttctttggtgaaGTTGCGTGATGATGAGACGTGGGATGATTCTGCTGtattgggatattttgaggaggtgtagggttttgagcattggggaagttgatatggtgctgagggaaaatgattGGTTTGCCAGATTTCGAAACTGATCGAGCTCTTTCTGGAATTTCAAtggtttctgttcaagttgtgacacattttcattaggaacccgaataccctggccattAGTGGCGTCTACCCGTTCagctgtgttctccttcctgatgttgtttaaatcttccattttgcctttgttcttgcctttaataggactaagaggaggagtgggtggagggcccctggatcttgtaaAATAAAatgatgatgctagagtgcacaaactaacctttggggaggggaataataagaaaaaataaaaacaaaaggtaatcaagtcagtgaggattataaaaagtattgcaatatttaaacacatagtgcgg encodes the following:
- the LOC138870712 gene encoding uncharacterized protein codes for the protein MNEAVEVVNKNIKNILRKMIKNYRQWHKKLSFAFLGYRTIVRTSIGATLYMLVYDTKVVIPVEVEIPSLRIIQEAELDDVDWVKICYEQLAFINGKIMTAVCHGQLYHNRMSRAFNKRVKIRQFALGQLVLNKNFPHQDEAKGKFSPN
- the LOC138870713 gene encoding uncharacterized protein; this encodes MAIDMNVQELLVIGDSDFLIHQELRKRFTKTEFQHVPRIQNEFANALATLSSMIQHPDKNFIDHIPVKIYNQLAYCAHIEEETNGKPWFHDIKEYLAKGEYPELANPTQKRTL